CAGGCACATGTTCTTTAAATTCTGCCACAAACTCATCCACCGCCATAGCACCTTCGGCAAGAATAATCAATGAGTAATCTTTCCCACTGCGACGGCCAGCACGAACAGTATAAGCCACTTGTTCCATATCAAAAGATTCTTCTGGAATAATAATCGCATCTGCTCCAGCTGCAACACCCGCCCAAATGGCAATGTCCCCTGCATGACGGCCCATAACCTCAATGACAAAGGTCCGCTCATGGGAAGCAGCTGTATCAGAAATCTTATCAATTGCATCCAAAGCAACTGTAACAGCAGAGTCAAAACCGATTGTATACTCCGTTCCTGGAATATCATTATCAATCGTTCCTGGAATACCGATAGCAGGGAAGCCAAGTTTCGTTAGTGATAAAGCACCTTGGAAAGAACCATCCCCACCAATGACGATTAAACCATCAATTTTCTGTTTCTTTAACTGCTCAATGGCTCGCTCTTGATTCTTTCTTTCCTTGAATTCTGGATAACGAGCGGAATGGAGCAATGTTCCACCTAGTTTAATTTGATGGTGAACATCATTAACGGTCAAAAGACGTAAGTCCCCTTCAACCAATCCTTGAAAGCCATGGTAAACCCCATATACTTCTAATCCGTGGTGCATCCCTTGGTTTAAGACAGCTCGAATAGCTGCATTCATCCCTGGGGCATCGCCACCACTCGTAAGAACTGCGATTCTTTTCATTGATTGCCTCTCCTCAAATTTTAAATTAGCATCATGTTATGCTTCCAATTGCTATTCTAGCATTATTTTTATGTGAAGTCATATTATTCTGCAGTTTTTATTAATGAAATCGTTTTATGTGCGTTCTAGCCAAATATTTCATCTACTAGCACTTAAACAAAAGGTCCCTTACCACTTGGCAAAGGGACTTCACTGATTTAATAATACTGACTGTCTACGAGCAACTGTCCTACTGGAAGATAACATTCTCCTCGCCGAAGATTTGCTTAACTTCCTGCTGGACACGGCGGCTGTAACTAATTAAATAAGGCTTATCTAATAAGAAACTCTGCCTTTGGGCATCGACAAGAATAATTTGAGCTGGTCCTGGATTATCAAGGGCCAATTGCTTAATAGCATTCACTTGTACTTGAGCTTGTTCAATCGACTGGACGCGGATAAAGCAACGAACATTTGACGTATTATTAGGTGCTTGATTCGCTGGCTGGCCTAGCCCTTCTAACAGTGTTTGGGCCCGCTCCATCTGCTCGACGACCAGTTGACGCTCCCCTCTTTGACTCTTCCCTAACTTACCACGAACGTGCACAATTTCTTGGTCTTTTAAAAGCTTGTGAACGCGTTGATACGTATTGGGGAAGATAACGGCGGAAATGTGGGCCAATTCACTGCTAAGTTGCATAAAGGCCATCGGTTCTTGACGCTTCGTTGTTATCCGCCGCACATCCTCAACTAAACCAATCACTTGGACTTTACTGCCATTTTTGAGTTGATTGAGTTGGTCCACCGAATATAAGGCTTTTTGGCTGGCAATAATTGCTTCATAGGCATCCAAAGGGTGACCGGCAGAGGAGAAGCCTAAGTGCTCACGCTCTTTCTCATAGAGTAGGTGTAAAGGCCACTCGGCTTGCAATTCAATCCGTGGTTCCAATTCTTCAAATAAACTCATGCTTTGCCCACTAAAGGTGAGACTTTGCAGTAAGTTAGGCAAATTGTAACTTAAGGTCGCTCGATTATAGCCAAAGCTATCAAAAGCCCCCACTTCAATTAGACTCTCTAGAAGCTCTTGCTCACGATATTTATCTGGCAAGCGCCTTAAAAAGCTTTGAAAATCTTGGTAAGGCCCCAGCAAATTGCGGTCATCTACAATATGCTTAGCTAAATCGCGCCGAACCCCTTTCACTTGCTCAAAGCCTAGACGAAGCGCTGTGCCATCAATCGACAAGCTCAATAAACTTCGATTAACATCAATGGGCAGTATTCTACCTAAGCGCTTGCGCGCTTCCCGGAGATAGGTTAATAAGCTTGTATGAATCGAACGGCCACTGGCAATCACCGCCTGGTAAAACTCAAGGGGATAATGGGCTTTCAAATAAGCTAGCTGGTAAGCCAAAGTCGAATAGACGACTGCATGGGCTCGGTTAAAGCCATAATTGCTGAAAGCGTAAATATAATCATAGACTTCCTTAGCAATTTGTGCTTCATAGCCTCGCTCAGTAGCTCCTTGGATAAAGTGGCTGCGTTCTTGCGCCATTACATCCGCTTGCTTCTTGCTCATCGCCCGGCGCAACATGTCCGCTTCGCCCATGGTAAAGCCACCCATTCGCACTAGAATTTGCATCACTTGCTCTTGGTAGACAATAATGCCATAAGTATTCTTCAAGATTGGCTCTAAATCGGGGTGGATATATTCAATGGCTTCCTGACCATGCTTACGGCGGATAAAATGTTGAATTTGCTGCATAGGTCCTGGTCGATACAAGGCATTAACCGCTACAATATCTTCGAAACTTGTCGGTTTCAATTGCTTGAGAACATTCTGAATTCCTTCTGATTCAAATTGAAAGACCCCATTAGTGTCACCTGAACGAAATAGCCCTAAAGTTTGTGCATCATCCATCGGAATTTGATTAATGTCCAAGACTTCACCTTGGCGCCTTTGAATATTTCGTAAAATCCGGTCAAGAATAGACAAATTCTTCAAGCCTAGAAAATCCATCTTCAACAAACCGATAGCCTCCACATCATACATGGAGAATTGGGTCATGAGGCCGGCTTGAGGACGCTCGGTTACTGGGATAATCCGTTCAAGCGGTTCATCGTGAATTACAACAGCAGCCGCATGGGTCGACGTATGACGAGGCAAGCCCTCAATCGTCTGAGCAATAGCATATGTCGTCCGATTCTCCGGCTGTTCAACTACAAGCCGGCGTAAATCAGCTGACTCCTGATAAGCCCTTTGCAAAGTCATGGCCTGGTTTTGATCCGTGGGAATCGCTCGGGACCACTGCTGCATCCTTTCTTTGGGTGCATCTAACACCCGCAAGGTATCCCGGACGGAAGCCTTGGCGCCGAAGGTTCCAAAGGTCGCAATTTGTGCGACTTGTTGATGGCCGTATTTCTGCTCGACATATTGAATGACCTGGTCCCGGCGGTCATCGGGAATATCAATATCTATATCCGGCATCGTGTAACGTTCCGGATTCAAGAAGCGCTCAAACAGCAAGTCATATTCTAACGGATCTACCAGGGTAATTTGCAGAAGATAACTCACCAAGGAGCCTGCCGCCGAACCACGACCCGGTCCTACGCGAATCCCCGATGCTCGGGCATAGGCGATAATATCCCACACAATTAGGAAGTAATCACTAAAGCCCATGGTGGCGATCGTATGAAGTTC
This region of Suicoccus acidiformans genomic DNA includes:
- the pfkA gene encoding 6-phosphofructokinase, encoding MKRIAVLTSGGDAPGMNAAIRAVLNQGMHHGLEVYGVYHGFQGLVEGDLRLLTVNDVHHQIKLGGTLLHSARYPEFKERKNQERAIEQLKKQKIDGLIVIGGDGSFQGALSLTKLGFPAIGIPGTIDNDIPGTEYTIGFDSAVTVALDAIDKISDTAASHERTFVIEVMGRHAGDIAIWAGVAAGADAIIIPEESFDMEQVAYTVRAGRRSGKDYSLIILAEGAMAVDEFVAEFKEHVPEQSVRGVALSHIQRGGAPTARDRVFATSMGAKAVDLLLEGQAGVYLGINEERVSIFDIVETLEKNEHKVREDLYKLNLELTDRDL
- the dnaE gene encoding DNA polymerase III subunit alpha; its protein translation is MYLNVQSVYTFLSSTLEIEAYVAKAAELGYSRLGLADKQVMHGAYAFYEQAQKHGVKPMIGLHITMPGLLDQSQTFSFLLYATDYTGYQALMVISKLLSQESMETRKIWEVIQRNGTSLIWISLGRTSELEQALIYERTDVAQRFYQHLQDLVPKEHIYIGIQASPYNALEVETVLHFAERQGIQAVIAQPVNMLETDDARALEVLEAIRENETISLDTVQYKGESYLYAPEELQALYERHQLGDLWHNTQDLIAQINLEFPEEQQYLPKFQSPKGEDSDAYLKRLTQERLQAIGRATEAPYIERLEHELHTIATMGFSDYFLIVWDIIAYARASGIRVGPGRGSAAGSLVSYLLQITLVDPLEYDLLFERFLNPERYTMPDIDIDIPDDRRDQVIQYVEQKYGHQQVAQIATFGTFGAKASVRDTLRVLDAPKERMQQWSRAIPTDQNQAMTLQRAYQESADLRRLVVEQPENRTTYAIAQTIEGLPRHTSTHAAAVVIHDEPLERIIPVTERPQAGLMTQFSMYDVEAIGLLKMDFLGLKNLSILDRILRNIQRRQGEVLDINQIPMDDAQTLGLFRSGDTNGVFQFESEGIQNVLKQLKPTSFEDIVAVNALYRPGPMQQIQHFIRRKHGQEAIEYIHPDLEPILKNTYGIIVYQEQVMQILVRMGGFTMGEADMLRRAMSKKQADVMAQERSHFIQGATERGYEAQIAKEVYDYIYAFSNYGFNRAHAVVYSTLAYQLAYLKAHYPLEFYQAVIASGRSIHTSLLTYLREARKRLGRILPIDVNRSLLSLSIDGTALRLGFEQVKGVRRDLAKHIVDDRNLLGPYQDFQSFLRRLPDKYREQELLESLIEVGAFDSFGYNRATLSYNLPNLLQSLTFSGQSMSLFEELEPRIELQAEWPLHLLYEKEREHLGFSSAGHPLDAYEAIIASQKALYSVDQLNQLKNGSKVQVIGLVEDVRRITTKRQEPMAFMQLSSELAHISAVIFPNTYQRVHKLLKDQEIVHVRGKLGKSQRGERQLVVEQMERAQTLLEGLGQPANQAPNNTSNVRCFIRVQSIEQAQVQVNAIKQLALDNPGPAQIILVDAQRQSFLLDKPYLISYSRRVQQEVKQIFGEENVIFQ